The following are encoded in a window of Kaistia algarum genomic DNA:
- the purH gene encoding bifunctional phosphoribosylaminoimidazolecarboxamide formyltransferase/IMP cyclohydrolase, which translates to MTVAPPKVQAPDLVPLKRALFSVSDLRGAIALAEALHRRDVSLFATGSTAKAIAAAGLPVTNVADWIGFPEILGGRVKTLHPKIHGGLLALRNDPVHAAEMQEHGIEPFDLVVSNLYPFEETIAATDDYATIVENIDIGGPAMTRAAAKNHGFVSILVDPDDYGDFLSVLSAHDGATTLEARKRWAAKAFARTAAYDAAVSNWFAGRIGDTAPKWRSLGGTLREVLRYGENPHQSAAFYATGENRPGVVTAQQLQGKQLSYNNINDTDAAYELVAEFDPAASAAVAIIKHANPSGVATGSSLVEAYRRALACDPVSAFGGVVALNRTLDAEAARDIVEIFTEVIIAPDASEEAIAIVAAKKNLRLLVAGALPDPAKPGLSLRTVAGGFLAQDRDAGRVGRDDIRVVTKRAPTEAELADLLFAFRIAKHVKSNAIVYAKDGATVGIGAGQMSRVDSSTIAAKKAADAARAAGLSESLAIGSVVASDAFFPFADGLLAAAEAGATAIIQPGGSIRDEDVIAAADAAGLAMVFTGMRHFRH; encoded by the coding sequence ATGACTGTAGCGCCGCCGAAGGTCCAAGCTCCCGATCTGGTTCCCCTGAAGCGCGCCCTGTTCTCCGTTTCCGATCTCCGCGGCGCCATCGCGCTGGCCGAAGCCCTGCATCGCCGCGACGTCAGCCTGTTCGCGACCGGTTCGACGGCAAAGGCGATCGCAGCGGCGGGTCTTCCGGTGACGAATGTCGCCGACTGGATCGGCTTTCCCGAGATCCTTGGCGGCCGCGTCAAGACGCTGCACCCGAAGATCCATGGCGGTCTGCTGGCCCTTCGCAACGACCCGGTTCATGCGGCTGAAATGCAGGAACACGGCATCGAGCCTTTCGATCTCGTCGTTTCCAACCTCTATCCGTTCGAGGAGACGATCGCCGCGACGGATGACTATGCGACCATAGTCGAGAATATCGACATCGGCGGGCCGGCCATGACACGCGCCGCGGCCAAGAACCACGGCTTCGTCTCGATTCTGGTCGACCCGGACGATTATGGTGATTTCCTCTCGGTCCTGTCGGCCCATGACGGCGCCACGACGCTGGAAGCCCGCAAGCGCTGGGCGGCCAAGGCTTTCGCCCGCACGGCCGCCTATGACGCCGCTGTGTCCAACTGGTTTGCCGGTCGCATCGGCGATACCGCGCCGAAATGGCGCAGCCTCGGTGGAACTCTGCGGGAGGTGCTGCGCTACGGCGAGAATCCGCACCAGAGCGCCGCCTTCTACGCTACGGGTGAGAACCGCCCCGGCGTCGTTACGGCGCAGCAGCTCCAGGGCAAGCAGCTTTCCTATAACAACATAAATGATACCGACGCGGCCTACGAACTGGTTGCCGAATTCGATCCGGCGGCGAGCGCCGCCGTCGCGATCATCAAGCACGCCAATCCCAGCGGCGTCGCCACCGGTTCATCGCTTGTGGAGGCCTATCGGCGGGCTCTGGCCTGTGATCCCGTCTCCGCCTTTGGCGGCGTCGTCGCGCTCAACCGCACGCTCGATGCCGAAGCGGCCCGCGATATCGTCGAGATCTTCACCGAGGTGATCATCGCCCCCGACGCAAGCGAGGAAGCGATCGCTATCGTCGCGGCCAAGAAGAACCTCCGCCTGCTGGTCGCCGGCGCGCTTCCCGACCCGGCGAAACCGGGCCTTTCGCTCCGCACCGTCGCCGGCGGTTTCCTGGCGCAGGACCGCGACGCCGGCCGCGTGGGACGCGACGATATCCGCGTCGTCACGAAGCGCGCGCCGACCGAGGCTGAGCTGGCGGATCTCCTGTTCGCCTTCCGCATCGCCAAGCACGTCAAGTCGAACGCCATCGTCTATGCCAAGGATGGGGCGACGGTCGGCATCGGCGCAGGGCAGATGAGCCGCGTGGATTCCTCAACCATCGCCGCCAAGAAGGCAGCGGACGCTGCTCGGGCGGCTGGCCTTTCCGAGAGCCTCGCAATCGGTTCCGTCGTCGCCTCCGACGCCTTCTTTCCCTTCGCCGACGGCCTGCTTGCCGCGGCCG